A stretch of Sebastes fasciatus isolate fSebFas1 chromosome 19, fSebFas1.pri, whole genome shotgun sequence DNA encodes these proteins:
- the LOC141757494 gene encoding keratin, type I cytoskeletal 18 isoform X2 — MASSMSMRSFSMGRQPSFSSRSLMDTGRARSRASVSFAASSPLSRSSSIGQDLNGPASLQLNGLHGNSINDKEAMQSLNTRLANYLDKVRSLERSNADLEMKIKQVMIERIPKGHDLDSMMAQAHAVEQEVRKRTLENARLMLEIDNAKLAADDFRIKWETELVMCQSVERDCVALKKAKTDHEQIIASLRGDLDSLKEELYFLKKNHEEDLEQMKSRVARDEVNVEVDTASGPELGTVLSNLRSQYEGIVKNNKDQAEQWYLKKLDTVQNVVKESNEALRGAQGELVERQRFLQTLEVELESLHKQVAALEGNLGETGQKYSSEMERLQAKLSQLEDDLSQLRLDMQRTKTDYEQLLRIKQNLEMEIATYRRLLEGEESVKEVPPPPKTYFLTSRSLTFAPGKL; from the exons ATGGCCTCCAGCATGTCGATGAGGAGCTTCTCAATGGGCCGCCAGCCCTCCTTTTCCAGTCGCTCCCTGATGGACACTGGCCGCGCTCGCTCCCGTGCTTCGGTCTCCTTCGCCGCATCCAGCCCCCTGAGTCGTTCGTCCTCAATCGGCCAGGATCTCAACGGGCCGGCCAGCCTGCAACTCAACGGCCTGCACGGCAACAGCATCAACGATAAGGAAGCCATGCAGAGCCTCAACACCCGTCTGGCCAACTACCTGGACAAG GTGCGTTCGCTGGAGCGCTCCAACGCAGACCTGGAGATGAAGATCAAGCAGGTGATGATCGAACGCATCCCCAAAGGTCATGACCTTGACTCCATGATGGCCCAAGCTCACGCTGTTGAGCAAGAG GTGAGGAAGAGGACCTTGGAGAACGCTCGTCTCATGTTAGAGATCGATAACGCCAAACTGGCTGCTGATGACTTCAGAATCAA GTGGGAGACTGAGCTGGTGATGTGCCAGTCTGTGGAGCGAGACTGTGTTGCCCTGAAAAAGGCCAAGACCGACCACGAGCAGATCATCGCCTCCCTGAGGGGAGATCTGGACAGCCTGAAAGAAGAACTTTACTTCCTCAAGAAGAACCACGAGGAG GATCTGGAGCAGATGAAGTCTCGTGTTGCCAGAGATGAGGTGAATGTGGAGGTGGATACGGCCAGCGGGCCGGAGCTGGGTACCGTTCTGTCTAACCTGCGTTCCCAGTATGAGGGGATTGTCAAGAACAACAAGGACCAAGCGGAGCAGTGGTACCTCAAGAAG CTGGACACGGTGCAGAATGTCGTGAAGGAGAGCAACGAGGCTCTGAGGGGAGCTCAGGGCGAGCTGGTCGAGAGGCAGCGCTTCCTGCAGACCCTGGAGGTGGAGCTGGAGAGTCTGCACAAACAG GTAGCGGCGCTGGAAGGTAACCTGGGTGAGACGGGTCAGAAATACTCCTCTGAGATGGAGCGGCTGCAGGCCAAACTGAGCCAGCTCGAGGACGACCTCTCCCAGCTCCGGCTGGACATGCAGCGCACCAAGACCGACTACGAGCAGCTCCTCCGCATCAAGCAGAACCTGGAGATGGAGATCGCCACCTACAGGCGCCTGCTGGAGGGAGAGGAATC AGTCAAGGAAGTTCCTCCTCCACCAAAAA CTTACTTTCTCACCAGT AGGAGCCTGACGTTCGCACCAGGAAAATTGTGA
- the LOC141757494 gene encoding keratin, type I cytoskeletal 18 isoform X1, with protein MASSMSMRSFSMGRQPSFSSRSLMDTGRARSRASVSFAASSPLSRSSSIGQDLNGPASLQLNGLHGNSINDKEAMQSLNTRLANYLDKVRSLERSNADLEMKIKQVMIERIPKGHDLDSMMAQAHAVEQEVRKRTLENARLMLEIDNAKLAADDFRIKWETELVMCQSVERDCVALKKAKTDHEQIIASLRGDLDSLKEELYFLKKNHEEDLEQMKSRVARDEVNVEVDTASGPELGTVLSNLRSQYEGIVKNNKDQAEQWYLKKLDTVQNVVKESNEALRGAQGELVERQRFLQTLEVELESLHKQVAALEGNLGETGQKYSSEMERLQAKLSQLEDDLSQLRLDMQRTKTDYEQLLRIKQNLEMEIATYRRLLEGEESVKEVPPPPKKEPDVRTRKIVKVVTQTMINGKVVDETSEVEQIEETKK; from the exons ATGGCCTCCAGCATGTCGATGAGGAGCTTCTCAATGGGCCGCCAGCCCTCCTTTTCCAGTCGCTCCCTGATGGACACTGGCCGCGCTCGCTCCCGTGCTTCGGTCTCCTTCGCCGCATCCAGCCCCCTGAGTCGTTCGTCCTCAATCGGCCAGGATCTCAACGGGCCGGCCAGCCTGCAACTCAACGGCCTGCACGGCAACAGCATCAACGATAAGGAAGCCATGCAGAGCCTCAACACCCGTCTGGCCAACTACCTGGACAAG GTGCGTTCGCTGGAGCGCTCCAACGCAGACCTGGAGATGAAGATCAAGCAGGTGATGATCGAACGCATCCCCAAAGGTCATGACCTTGACTCCATGATGGCCCAAGCTCACGCTGTTGAGCAAGAG GTGAGGAAGAGGACCTTGGAGAACGCTCGTCTCATGTTAGAGATCGATAACGCCAAACTGGCTGCTGATGACTTCAGAATCAA GTGGGAGACTGAGCTGGTGATGTGCCAGTCTGTGGAGCGAGACTGTGTTGCCCTGAAAAAGGCCAAGACCGACCACGAGCAGATCATCGCCTCCCTGAGGGGAGATCTGGACAGCCTGAAAGAAGAACTTTACTTCCTCAAGAAGAACCACGAGGAG GATCTGGAGCAGATGAAGTCTCGTGTTGCCAGAGATGAGGTGAATGTGGAGGTGGATACGGCCAGCGGGCCGGAGCTGGGTACCGTTCTGTCTAACCTGCGTTCCCAGTATGAGGGGATTGTCAAGAACAACAAGGACCAAGCGGAGCAGTGGTACCTCAAGAAG CTGGACACGGTGCAGAATGTCGTGAAGGAGAGCAACGAGGCTCTGAGGGGAGCTCAGGGCGAGCTGGTCGAGAGGCAGCGCTTCCTGCAGACCCTGGAGGTGGAGCTGGAGAGTCTGCACAAACAG GTAGCGGCGCTGGAAGGTAACCTGGGTGAGACGGGTCAGAAATACTCCTCTGAGATGGAGCGGCTGCAGGCCAAACTGAGCCAGCTCGAGGACGACCTCTCCCAGCTCCGGCTGGACATGCAGCGCACCAAGACCGACTACGAGCAGCTCCTCCGCATCAAGCAGAACCTGGAGATGGAGATCGCCACCTACAGGCGCCTGCTGGAGGGAGAGGAATC AGTCAAGGAAGTTCCTCCTCCACCAAAAA AGGAGCCTGACGTTCGCACCAGGAAAATTGTGAAGGTGGTGACTCAGACGATGATCAACGGCAAAGTGGTGGACGAAACCAGCGAGGTGGAGCAGATCGAGGAGACCAAGAAATAA
- the rbp4l gene encoding retinol binding protein 4, like — MGSSKLPLLLVLLSCVERCLSASCVVDSFTVKEDFDPKRYAGKWYALQKKDPEGLFLQDNISAEYTIDDDGSMTASSKGRVTLFGFWVVCADMAAQYSVPDPNTPGKMFMNYQGLASYLSSGGDNYWVIDTDYDNYAITYACRTLKDDGSCEDGYAIIFSRNPRGLPPAIQRVVRQKQEDVCMAGEFQPVLQSGAC, encoded by the exons ATGGGATCCTCTAAGCTGCCCCTGCTGCTGGTCTTGCTGTCCTGCGTTGAgcgctgtctgtctgcctcctgCGTCGTTGACAGTTTCACAGTCAAAGAGGACTTTGACCCCAAGAGG TATGCAGGAAAGTGGTACGCGCTGCAGAAGAAAGATCCAGAGGGCCTGTTCCTGCAGGACAACATCTCAGCTGAGTACACCATTGACGATGACGGCTCAATGACTGCCTCCTCCAAAGGACGTGTCACTCTTTTTGG CTTCTGGGTTGTGTGTGCTGACATGGCCGCCCAGTACTCCGTCCCTGACCCTAACACCCCCGGCAAGATGTTCATGAACTACCAGGGACTGGCCAGCTACCTGTCCAGTGGAG GTGACAACTACTGGGTGATCGACACCGACTACGACAACTACGCCATCACCTACGCCTGCCGCACCCTGAAGGACGACGGCAGCTGCGAGGACGGCTACGCCATCATCTTCTCCAGGAACCCCCGCGGCCTGCCTCCCGCCATCCAGCGCGTCGTGCGTCAGAAACAGGAAGACGTGTGCATGGCCGGAGAGTTCCAGCCCGTCCTGCAGTCTGGAGCCtgctaa